From the Lathyrus oleraceus cultivar Zhongwan6 chromosome 3, CAAS_Psat_ZW6_1.0, whole genome shotgun sequence genome, the window TCGAAAGTATTGCGTTCGTTAACGTCGCGTTTTGATAACATAGTTGTGGCTATTGGAGAATCAAAGGATCTAACAACTTTGAGCAAGGATGAATTGCAAAGTTCGTTAGAGGCACATGAACAAAGGATGGATGAGAGAGGCACCGACAAAGCCAAAGCGGAGATTGCTTTGCAAGCGCGTTTCGATGAAAAGAATAAGAGGTTGAAAGTAAAATTTGTGGCGAGAGGTAAATcaaattttcagaattttggtTCAAACGATTCGCAAAATTTAAAGTACTCGACGAGTGAAAAGGGTGAAAGTAGCTCCAAGGATAGTGGTCATAACAATGGTTTTAAGAAGCGTGATATGAGTAAGGTGCAATGCTACAAGTGTAGAAAGTTTGGACACTTTGCAAATTCGTGTCGTGGTAAATCGAATGAGAATCACAATAATGAAGCCAAGGTTTCTAGGGAAGAGGTAGATGATGAGGACACACTTCTAGTAATGATCACGGAGGAGAGTTATGGCATTACGGATGTTCCGGGCAGCAACTACAATAGTGACAGTTTGCGGGACAGCAGCTGTACCGTTCCGGAAAATAGCGAGAAAACGCATTCGAATCGAAGTGCATTGGTTACCGTTCGTGATGGAGTCCAAGGGAGAGATGAGTGGTACTTGGATTCCGGTTGTTCAACACATATGACGAGTCGAAAAGATTGGTTTGTGTAAATCAATCAAGCGGCAAAAAGTAAAGTCAAATTTGCCGACGACACCACTTTAAGCGCCAAAGGGGTAGGAGATGTTTTGATCGGAAAAAGGAATGGTGGACATTAAAGGATCAAAGATGTCTTGTATATACCAGGAATTAAGTGTAATCTTTTAAGCATTAGCCAATTACTTGAAAGAAGATACAAAATTCGTTTGGAGGACAAGATTTTACGCGTTTTGGATTCAAATGATGTGTTGATTCTAAAAGCGTCGATGGCTGTCAATAGAACCTTTAAGGTTGAGTTAAAGGTTATGGAGCATCGTTGTCTAGCTACCGCGGTAAGTAGAGATGAGTGGTTATGGCATTACCGTCTTGGTCACCTTAATTTTAGGGATCTAAGAATGTTACAACAAAGTGAAATGGTAACGGGGCTGCCACACATTAGTATTCCAACTGAATCGTGTGAGGAATGTGTGAAGGCTAAACAACACAAGAATGTGTTTAGCAAAGATGCGGGTCGAAGAACCAAAGGCTTACTTGAGGTGGTATGTTCTGACGTTTGCGGACTGATGCGAGTAGAGACTTATGGTGGCAATCGATATTTTGTTACATTCATTGACGATTTTAGTAGGAAGCTTTGGACATATCTTATCAAGAGAAAAGATGAGGTATTTTGGAGTTTTCAAGAATTTCAAATCCATGGTGGAGCGCCAAAGCGGTCGGAAGCTCAAAATTCTCAAAACGGATGGTGGAGGTTAGTATACCTCTAGTGAGTTTGGGAAGTTTTGTGATCTTGAGGGAATTGTACGTGAGGTGGTGCCTCCGTATACGCCTCAACAAAACGGGATTGCCGAGAGGAAAAATCGTACAATAATGAACATGGTGCGTAGTATGCTTTGTGGGAAAAATTTGCCTAAGGAATTGTGGGGTGAGGCCGTGTCTACAACCACCTACTTGTTGAATAGGTGTCCCACTAAGAAGCTGGAGAAACTCACACCGGAAGAGGCTTGGAGTGGCTTCAAACAGAATTTGAATCATTTGCGCGTTTTTGGATCGATTGCATATCGTCATGTACCGGACCAACTTCGGAAGAAATTGGATGATAAGGGTGAGAAGATGATATTTGTAGGATACCACTCTACTGGAGGGTATAAGTTGTTCGATGGGAAAAATCGGAAGATCGTCATAACCCGGGATGTGACTTTTGATGAAGTCAAAAGTGCAGAAAATGCAACAGTAACTGTACtagcagtaaccggttactcacaGAAAAACAGCAGCAACAGTTTTTTGAAATCACTGATCTGGAGGCTTCCGACACTGCTGTACCAGCACCTACAGTAGCACAAAATGATATTGTTAATAATGGTAGACCAGTGAGGCAAAGAGCCTTGCCTCATAGACTCCGAGATTACGAAAGATTCCAAGATAACGAAGTGAATAACGATGGTGATTTTGTTCATTTCGCGCTTATGGCCGAATCTGAACCGGTAAATGAGGAAGAAGCCTTAAGTGATCCTAAGTGGATATGTGCAATGAAAGAGGAGCTGGAATCTATTGAGAAAAATGGTACTTGGGAGTTGGTCGATTTACCACTTGGAAAGAAACCGATAGGTGTGCGATGGGTCTATAAGGTTAAAGCAAATCCCAAAGGTGAAGTAATCAAGCACAAAGCTCGATTAGTGGCGAAGGGATTCTTGCAACGAGAAGGTATAGACTATGAGGAGGTATTCACACCGGTGGCTAGATTAGAGACTATTTGTTTGGTTGTTGGTATTGCGCATAGCAACAATTGGATGGtttaccaaatggatgtcaaatcTGCGTTTTTGAATGGTCCTCTTGTTGAGGAAGTCTATGTGGGGCAGCCACACGGTTTCATGATAAAAAATAAAGAGATGAAGTATTACAAGCTACACAAGGAGTtgtatggtttgaaacaagctccaagagcttaGAACAAACGTATTGACGACTTTCTTATTGACATTGGTTTCAAACGATGTGTATCCGAACATGGAGTTTATGTGAGATCGGATACGAATGATGGTGTTATTATACTTTGCTTGTATGTTGATGACCTCTTGATTACGGGCAAACATGACAAGAGAATTTCAAGGTTCAAAAGTGAGCTCATGAGAGAGTTTGAGATGACGGACCTTGGTGTCATGAGTTTCACAAGTCAAAAATGGGGTTGCTTATGCACCAAAGGAGGTATGCTCTAGATATTTTGAAAAAGTGTGATATGGAGCATTGTAATGCTTCTATTACACCTTGTGAGGCTAGAGTGCAGCTGTCCAAAAGTGATGAGGAGGATGATGTCGATCCAACACTTTACCGGAGCTTGATTGGATCGTTACGGTGTTTGTGCAATACGCGACCGGATTTGGCTTTTAGTGTCGGTATTGCGAGTAGACTCATGGAGAGACCTAAGGTGTCTCACTTGGAGGCGGTCAAGAGGATCCTTAGATATGTGAAATGTACTCTTGGTTGCGGAATTCTCTTTCCCGCATTGGACACGGGGCGTAAGTGCAATTTACTTGGCTACACCGATTCTAATTGGTGCGGAGATAAAGATGACCGAAAATCGACGATGGGGTACATCTTTATGTTTGGTAGTAcaccaatctcttggtgttcGAAAAAGGAACCGGTTGTAGCACTCTCTTCTTGTGAGGCCGAGTACATTGCGGCATCGTTAGGTGCGTGCCAAGCTATGTGGCTTATGAATCTATTGAAGGAATTGGGATATGGTGATGATGCTACCACCACACTGTTTGTAGACAATGCTTCCGCAATAAATCTTACGAAGAATCCAATTGCACACAGAaggagcaagcatattgagatgcGGTTTCATTATTTGAGAGAATTGGTCGGTGATGGAAAGCTTAGATTGAGCTATTGCCGAAGCGAAGACCAAGTCGCGAATTTGTTGTTAAAGGGTGTGACAAATGATGTGTTCAAGAGGCTGAAGAAGTGCTTGAACATGGTGGACTTGGAGCAACTAAAGTGAGGTGGTGTGTTAAATGCAATTAAATTTCTGTTATTATTTCCAAAAATAATAGAATTTAATTGTTGGGTCACTTTAGTTGTATTTTGAGTTGTATTTTTTGTTATTCTCTCAATGTATAAATACTCTTGTAATATTCCCAATTCCAATTAATGCCAAATTTACTATTCATCCAAGATCGTTTTGTTCTCTCTAATTCTCTCTCAACTTCATCTTCCCCAACTTCTTATCTTCCACCATTGCCAAACCTTCAATTTGAGTTTTTATGTTCTAACAACAGATTATGTAGAGTTGGATGATGACAAAGAGCTTATCTTGATGGCTCTTCCAGAAGAAAATGAAGCAAAAAAGAATTGTGTGTGGTTCTTGGACTCAGGTTGCTCTAATCATATGTGTGGAAACAAAGGTATGTTCTTAAACATGGTAGATGAACAAAAGCATTTTTTTAAGTGTGGAAACAACTCTCGCATGTCAGTAGCTGGAAAAGGAAGCATTGGGCTGGTATTTGATGGCACTACTTTTCTATTTCAAGATGTATATCATGTCCCAGAACTTCAGAACAATTTGTTGAGTGTGAGGCAATTGCAAGAAAAAGATCTCACCATTCTCATAAAAGGATGGACATGTAACATTTATCATCTAGATAATGGATTAATTTCACACACCAAAATGAGTGCAAATTGCATGTTTGTTCTCTTCAATAAAAGCTCCAATATCACTGCTCCTATTGAAAAGTGCCTACATACTGCCTCTGAGCTTACTTACCTCTGGCATCAATGGTACATTCACTTAAATTACAAAGGCTTGAAGACATTGCAAACAAAGAAAGTGGTGCATGGCCTGCCTCAACTTGAAGCCTCAAGTGTCACTTGTGCGGATTGTTTCACCGGAAAACAACACCACGGTCCAATTCCAAAGAAGAGTGAATGGCGTGCCAACAATATCTTGGAGCTCATACATGCTAACATTTGTGGCCCTATAGAGCCAATCTCAAGCAGTGGAAAAAGGTAATTATTATGCTTTATTGATGACTATAATTGAAAGGGTTGGGTCTATTTTCTCATTCAAAAATCAGAAGCTTTGGAGTGTTTCAAGAATTACAAGAAACTGGTTGAAAAAGAAACAAAAACGTCCATCAAGTGTTTGAAAATTGACAGAGGTGGAGAGTTTAACTCTCTCAATTTCAAATTATTTTATGAAGAAGAATGAATAAAGAGACAACTTCCTACAACATATAGACCACACCAAAATGGAGTAGCGGAACGTAAAAATAGAACCATGATGAATATGGTATGATGCATGCTCTCTGCGAAAAAGGTTCCCAATTTTTTTGGACTGAAGCTGCAAATTGGACATTCAACATGTTGAATCGATGCCTAACACATGCTATGAATAACATCACTCCTCAAGAATCTTGTAGTGGAGTCAAACCTTCAATAGAACACCTTCGTGTTTGGGGTTGCATAGCACACATGCATATACCAGAGGCAAAACGAGGTAAACTTGATGATAAAAGTTTTCCTTGTATTATGTTAGGAGTAAGTGATGAGTCAAAGGGTTATCGTCTGTTTGACCTTAAGACAAAGAGGATTGTTGTTAGTAAGGATGTAGTATTTGAGGAAGAAAACAGTTGGGAGTGGGGTCAAAATTTTAAAGAACAAATAGATGAAAATTTGGTTTGGAGTGATGATGATTTCAGCAGTGACGATAGTGGCAGTGAAGATGATGGGAGAGACGAAAGTAGGAATGAAACAGAGAGTTCTTATGAAAATAGGATTCAAGGTAGAGAGAGGATGGCTCCGATTTGGATGAAAGATTATGAGAGTGGTGATTGGTTGAGTGAAGAAGATGCAGGGACTTACATGGTTCAAGATGTCATAAGTAATTATCCAACTCTCTATAAGGAAGATGTGAAGCATGAGAAATGGAGAAAGGATATTGAGTGTGAAATAAATTCAATTGAAAAGAATGAAACGTGGGAGCTAATTATCCATGAAAGGCCTGTATAAGATgcactactacaaataatacatttcatcACAAAAATTTCACCTATCCTTACCAAAAACAAGCTAAAAGGTCAAAGCGCTCCAtgttttatattattttttaataaatacCACATATTCCCTCGGTTTCAAAATAAAATCGAGGGAAAAATATTCTAGGACATGCTTTGAATCCCAATATCAGtagtttatgtttttatttctttcAAAGTGGtgtctttctttttattttgatttgaatttttaaattaattatataTCCCTTCGGTTATATTTAATAACCGATGGATTAAATTttcatattttactataaaatCACTTGTTAATTAGATTTTACCCGGAATCTAACTTATGTGTAGCCGCTCCAAAGTCTTACGCGTCATTCTTTGGGATGGATTGTCAGACAGAAAAAATCTCCAATGTTCTTAAATattgaacaaaatattttttctgCCCTTGCAATCTATCTCGCAtaatgatgttgatgttgttgttgtatttatGTAATAACCATCCTATATTGTCAATCAAAAAAGCATTGAGAAATTTATTGCTTTCTTCGGTTGGcaacattgagaaatttatttATAAACACAATCATCCATTTCTCTTTCATGTGAAAGAATTTTCCATGAAAACATTTGCTCAAGATAATGAAATCTCTCTGGGGTGGTGTTTTTCACCAATAATCTCTAGCCTTCTTATCCGATGTTTACTTGCAAAACCGGCTACAAACTCCTAAACTTCGTGTTGAGTATATGACTATTTCATTGGTAAAGTGTTTTGGAATATTTAAAGGTAGTAAATGCAACATTTTGCAAGTTAGAAATGCAGTAAAGTAATGCAATAAAGGATAAAAGTCTGGTGGAAATGAAAGAATAAACAAAGACAATTTGGTAAGTTAAATGACTTGTAAATATAAGTGGAAGAAAAAGTACATTTTTGTAGGAAGATGACTCTTTTCTCGTAAACGCTTTGGTACTTCAAGTATATTCTTACTGCAATTCTAAAAATGTCACCTCTAAAATGTTCATTACAATTTGTTTAAATACTAGTAGAAAATAACCGTTGGGAGGTTACGACCCATTTACGAGATGACACGTGTCGGAGAACCTCCCCCACGTCTTCAGGTAACTTCCCATGTTCAGATACCCATGATTTATTTCCATCATGGTGTGCCGACCTCCGACTTCGACAGGTTTCCTTTTATGTCGACGTCGTGCTCTGGTTTTTTCCTCGTCGATCTAGCCCTCCGACAGTCCTTGTGGTCAACCAAGCTTTCCACTCttttggatgaaatttgacagctaacaaattgccccctAAAAAGGTTGGTTTTGACTTGAGCTCGTCGACGAGGAACTTGACTTTTGACTTTCCAAATTTTGGCTAGCCATCTAATAATTAATTATGGTTTTATGTGTGATGATGGCTTTCCTGCAGTGCGATTTCCTAAGCACACTATCATCATTATCAACTACCCCCTAGGTCGTGGGATTGCAACCAAAGCCACAAACTCTCCCACTACCTCTTAGTTGGACATTTGTAGTTGACTAATGCTTGACTATTCATTTGTTCGCCTAAAAATAACAACCTCttcattttcaaacttttctGCTTCCATAACCGCGTATCTGCATACTTCTCCTGTGTATTTCTTCTGCGTTTTCCTTCAGCAACCTCAGTTTCACCATATTTCCTTCAATTTTCCTTAACAATGGCTTCTTCCACCCATACTAAAGATGCAAGTTCTTTCAACACCGGTGACAACCTTATTGCCTTTCATCTCAATGCAAAAGAAAGCATGAAACACATCCTCTCAACCGACTTCTTATCATGAAGCGGTGATGAAAATCTGACAACGCCAGATGCTCATTCCTTTTGTCGTTAATAAGAAATTAGTTGCGTTTCATGGGCCTCTTGCAGACCCAAAGTCCTCACCAAAAGCAGTCCAAGGATTTTTCCCTGGTAATGGTCCTACTGTTCTTCCTTCCTTCGACAAGGCCGACGTTATCGACATTAGGTTTatggattccaaagccagagtCTTCATATTTATGCCTACTCCATGCAATAAATAATATTTGGCGTGGCTTAACAAAGTCCAGAGGAAACGCTAAGATCAATGGAGGAGTGCAAGGATCTTCGATACCATCCAAATCTCCAGGTATGCTCACCGCATCAATCCTTGCATGTTGCTGGCTTCTATGTACTTCTAGGAGAGTTCGACCAACACCTTCTAACTGCCATGTATAATACTGACGCCCACACTCTTCAACGTGGCGGCCATTACTGGTCTATCATCATTGGGAGATACCTTCGACCCCACACTTCCGATGGAAAACACTTTCTCGTTTAGTCGAGCCAGTCTTCAAAATTACATTGAGGACCACCACAACAAAGACATCTTCGAAGTATCAGACGAAGAACATATAGCCTTCCTCACACCGTGGCTTTCGTATTAAGTATTTTATCCTGGCTCTTTGCAGATAGCCAAGAGCTATATCAATCTGGCGATCCAAATTCATGAGGGTCGACAGGTTCCTTTGGGTAAGCTACTATTAGCCTCCTTGTATCAATATTTGGGGCTTGCAACCCTGAAACTAAAATTCCTCCATAACACTCCCAAGGCCCTGAATTTGTCGGGTCCCCTGTGGCTCTTACAACACTGGTTAAATACCACTTTCAAGTACCAGCTAGGCTACCTAGTGTCGGAATGCATCCTTAGGTTGAATGAGGATCGACCGATCAAAGGGGCAAGGTTGGCTTTGAAAACATGCCAGGAAACTCCCAACAAACACATCTTCATGAAGTACCTGAATATGTTTATCGAGGCCGATAAATTTTCCCCTGGCATGGCCCCATTCACTGATCGAAACTTCGGCCTAAAATGGTTTAAAGATACCTTCCCAGGTGACTCTCCTCAGACCGCAGCACAATCGAATATTGTATGGAGAGCATTTTTTACTCCTACATTGCTATCTTTCAGAATTGAAGCAGGGTCGAAGGGGTACAGTTTTATGAGCTATCAACCCAATTTGATGGCTCGCCAATTTGAGTTAAGTCAAATGGTCCCGAAGTCTTTAGTATCACATGTTACCGACATTGTATGGTCTGGTCGATCATTAAATGTTGATGACCATAAAGCCTGCTTTCGTTTCTACAAGTCTACTCAACATTATGAACTTCCTATGTTCAAGTTTCAACAGTCCTTTTTAACAACAACTGATTTTGATGAATGGTGGGCCATTTACCAAAGTCAAGCCTTTTCAAGTGATCTCTTTTTACAGAACATGATCGATTCCTTTTCCACCTTCGCCAACTATATACCGTCTCCGCCACCGCCTATCAATGCTCCCGACACCGCAATCCAAACTGACAACATCGATGAAGCCCCAAGAAAGGTAAACGTCATTCTTTCACTCCCTCTTTCCCTACGAATGTAAAAAACTAAATGTTTTTATTGTTAGGTTCGAAAAAGGGTTCCCTCGTCTGAACCAACCTTGGCCAAGCCCTGAAAAAAGTAACGGGCGCCATCGACTCAAATCCGAAGGTACTTAGTATCAATATCCTCAACATGCTTTCTATTTTAACAGTTTTCATCACCTTCTTACTTGTCTTATGATCCAAATTCCTGAAGAGGTCCCTTCGGTTGACAACGAGAAGTCCGATGGCAGTGTGCATTCACACATTTTCCCGACGTCGAAGGTACCGCCCACGATGCCTCCTACTCCAACCCGAAGGAATAAAGATCAAGCTAAAAAGACTCCTTCGAAGGTGGCTCCTTCGATTTTGACTACTGCAGTCCCAAACGACCTTGAGGAAGTTTTTACCCCTCATGATCCAGAGAGGACTCCTACTGTTTCCCCGCCTCACGTGGCCCCTCAGGTATTCATCCTTCTTTATTTTTCACCAACCTATGGGCTTATTTTAGATGTGAGTTCTAATTATTTATACCCTAGGAACCTATGGCCATTTCGACTCCGGTCGAACCTGTGGCAGAAGAGAGGGCCGACAGTCTAACTGTCGAGGTTGTCTTGATCCTACAAAGGCAAACTGAGTTTCAAAGTGTCTCGCCTGAGGTCCAACAGAATCTTATTTCCCAGCCAACTCAAGATCCTCCAAATGTTGTTGACGAAGGGGTGTCTACCGGTGTTCTGACTCCAGATGAGATCATGGTTATCAAACAACTGAATCCAGCAGAGGCTCTACAGAAGCTACAACAACTTTGTTAGCTTTCGACCAAGGCGCCACCTTCGTCTTCAACTATGACTCTTTCATCGGAGTTGGATGCTGCAACCACTCTCACACTCCAACAATTGAAGGAACTATTATTCGAGCACGAATTTTTACTCATCCTTGAAGAAAAAGAAGGGTTAGCCTGTGACATCTTCAAACTCCTTGATGCACTTGCACTTCATGATCTTCTTGCCTCGATTGTCAAGTATTTTGTCGAGTTTGAGGCTTTCGTTACCCAATTTGTCAAGGACGTTAACCTTCGTTGAAATGTCAACTTTCAAGTCAAGACGAAGCTCAACGAAATGAGGCTTGAGTGGATTTTAGTGAAGCATGCGAGAAAAAACTTAGTGACTTTGAAGCCAAGAAAAAGGAGCGTCTCTGCCAACAACAGATCTTCGACCAGCAAATTTTGGACTACCAAGTGCAGATAGTTGAACTTAACAAGAAAATTGCTGAGGTGGAAGCAAAAAAGGCTTCCTTCGAAACGACTGAAGAGTTTCCTGCACAAGAAGTCTTCGACCGCAAAGTTCTGAAGGGGATCTCTCATGGCGAAAAGGCCCTCAAAATCGAGGCTAGCATTAAACCGCTGCAAGGGAAGAAGAATTTTCTGGATAGTCGAATCAGTCACGAGACGACCGCCTTTGAGGATTTCAAATCTAGATTTCCCGCCTGACTTTCTCTCTGTATTGATTTTGTAAGGTCGGTAGACCATTTTTTTTGTAATGCCTTTCAGGCTATTTAAACGAATTAATGAATATTTTCGTCATGTTTGGACCTGAATCTCTTGTCGTATCGGTTTATATCTCttcaaatatttcccatttaccCTTAAGACCCTTCGACCCATGCCTAGTTCCTGAATCCCATAGGCGTTGTTAGTAAGCATTCAGATTACTTGAAATGGTCCCTCCCatttgtagcacctcaaatttgccctcctcattcatgtattcattttaggtcatttaacatttcatattgcatttcatcatgtcaatcagaattagctccaagagtttatcttccaagaagcttggatatcatccaagtcacttttTGGATTCTATCTAtatgatcagtcaacacaagggaaattgtgcatcaactagggtttttctcaacactcaaggaagtttgtattcatctgggtatcaaagtcaaagtagggttcctcaaggatCGAGATGCTttcttggtttgaaggtcttatggatgttgtgtaaGAGCTCTTgagagctagggtttcattttcagaggttttcttcaaaggatcaagcttaacgggctcagtacagttcaaaattcaactgcGAAGTcaaaagtcaatggttggtcaactgagggtcaaatggctagggaatgacttgagatacttccaacgatcaaatggggtctattcatcattcaaaacgttaTTCTTGAAGGAACAAATGTCAGTTtctgagttgtcatgctcgcctggttcgcctagcgagccccaagATAAACCACCAGAGTCACATGCGCCTAGAAGGAACTTCCTGAACTAtcatgctcgttaggcgaagcccacgcttcctccttcgctccagcaagccttgatgatgttgctactggaattgctcgtTACCTgttcgctggatgctcgcctagcgagtaactgctagctatgcttttatccaagtttgggagtgttcgctggaacCTCACTGaatgctcgcctagcgagcccttcgctatttcactcgcctagcgagcttgaCTGATGTACCAATCAAATCATCACCAAGGAAACTGCAAATGAACTTTTCTCATACATgacagttgtagatctttgtctcccctttccaaa encodes:
- the LOC127131939 gene encoding uncharacterized protein LOC127131939, whose product is MKVLFGYQEVLEIIVNGVTQLGAEATDIQRARHKEEKKKDYKAPFLIHSCVYNDNFKKVGNCESKQAREILEKAYVGAVKAKVVRLQTYKRQFELTQMEDKETINDYITCINRLVNQIKSCGETILEQNVVSKVLRSLTSRFDNIVVAIGESKDLTTLSKDELQSSLEAHEQRMDERGTDKAKAEIALQARFDEKNKRLKVKFVARGKSNFQNFGSNDSQNLKYSTSEKGESSSKDSGHNNGFKKRDMSKVQCYKCRKFGHFANSCRGKSNENHNNEAKVSREEVDDEDTLLVMITEESYGITDVPGSNYNSDSLRDSSCTVPENSEKTHSNRSALVTVRDGVQGRDEWYLDSGCSTHMTSRKDWFV